In the genome of Kluyveromyces marxianus DMKU3-1042 DNA, complete genome, chromosome 1, one region contains:
- the RTK1 gene encoding putative serine/threonine protein kinase RTK1 codes for MPENQLSAQSSHEIHSVKSESSSGTFFSKGRIRNKSKNALGRLFRNGNGSSANTPGIGNSNDSGSEGSVASEKYVTAPVAEEVSPPGLSNVKRGNHLHNPNNYHHHSGGSSNSQPHPSRQDLHQHDERKLGAHRVEQPSKEGSPVTSSALTSSQSHPVLSQHRTNDSGKPGLRSQHSTVTLDTSPQPNQHPAEYLQRQIEQFKLQPPPKLSSAGDNSSNGSAAGGKVHHKKSLRLKRFFKLHEQNADHHHGHQGAQKPMDKLPQSNATAVVTDRKTTKLTLYDADDAHELIQKYGIPGKLLGEGVSGSVSVVKGSDNTMFAVKKFRPRAAKESLLDYSKKVTSEFCVGSFLHHHNVIETLDMLQEGEDFLVVMEYCPYDFFTLVMSDLMGKHEIACYFKQICNGVAYLHSQGLAHRDLKLDNCVVNAQGILKLIDFGSATIFHYKYEDKIVKAKGIVGSDPYLAPELLINQYYDPRPVDVWSIAVMFYCMTLRRFPWKKPSEDVVSFKLFAQKPDDENDHSKGPYRILKLLPRHSRPLIGRMLELNPHKRILMPEVLTDHWFQNIQFCDVDNQGNLIQLPTNHKHHLVTEEELKELNEKREKEAEERRKAEELKQNTTHE; via the coding sequence CCAGTGGgacatttttttcaaaaggaCGGATTAGAAATAAGTCTAAGAATGCGCTTGGGCGATTGTTCAGGAATGGGAACGGGAGCAGCGCGAATACGCCTGGGATTGGGAATAGTAACGATAGCGGGAGTGAGGGATCAGTTGCTAGCGAGAAGTATGTGACAGCGCCGGTAGCTGAGGAGGTTTCTCCGCCCGGACTTTCGAATGTGAAGCGAGGCAATCATTTGCATAATCCGAACAATTACCATCACCATAGCGGCGGTAGCTCGAACTCACAGCCACATCCATCAAGACAGGATCTGCATCAGCACGATGAGAGGAAATTGGGCGCGCACAGGGTGGAACAGCCGTCGAAGGAGGGATCTCCAGTAACGTCGTCGGCACTTACTAGTTCGCAGTCGCATCCGGTACTGTCCCAGCACAGGACGAATGATAGCGGTAAGCCAGGCTTGCGCTCCCAACATTCTACGGTTACGTTAGATACGTCGCCACAGCCCAACCAGCATCCAGCTGAGTACTTGCAGAGACAGATTGAGCAGTTCAAGCTCCAACCACCCCCTAAATTGTCATCAGCAGGCGATAACAGCAGCAACGGCAGCGCTGCTGGAGGGAAGGTGCACCACAAGAAGTCACTCCGTTTGAAACGGTTCTTCAAGCTGCACGAGCAGAACGCTGACCACCACCATGGCCATCAGGGGGCCCAAAAACCTATGGACAAGCTTCCACAATCAAATGCAACAGCAGTTGTGACAGATCGTAAAACGACCAAGTTGACCTTATACGATGCCGACGATGCACACGAATTAATACAAAAGTATGGTATTCCAGGTAAGCTACTTGGGGAAGGTGTGTCAGGGTCAGTCAGCGTAGTTAAAGGGTCGGACAATACCATGTTTGCTGTGAAAAAATTCAGACCTAGAGCAGCAAAGGAATCCCTTTTAGACTATTCGAAGAAGGTCACATCGGAGTTTTGCGTCGGTTCGTTCTTGCATCATCACAATGTGATAGAAACACTAGATATGCTCCAAGAGGGAGAAGACTTTTTAGTCGTTATGGAATATTGTCCATATGATTTCTTCACGCTGGTAATGAGTGATCTAATGGGGAAGCACGAAATCGCTTGCTACTTCAAACAGATTTGCAACGGTGTCGCATATCTACACTCCCAGGGATTAGCCCACAGAGATTTGAAGTTGGACAACTGCGTTGTCAACGCTCAAGGTATCCTAAAATTGATTGACTTCGGTAGCGCCACGATTTTCCACTACAAGTATGAAGATAAGATAGTAAAAGCCAAGGGAATTGTCGGAAGTGACCCATATTTAGCCCCGGAACTACTAATTAATCAGTATTACGATCCTAGACCAGTCGACGTATGGTCTATAGCAGTTATGTTTTACTGTATGACACTAAGAAGATTCCCTTGGAAGAAGCCAAGCGAGGATGTGGTATCTTTTAAATTATTTGCACAAAAACCAGATGATGAGAATGACCATTCAAAGGGTCCGTACAGAATCTTGAAACTTCTTCCCCGTCATTCTAGGCCATTGATTGGTAGAATGCTAGAATTAAATCCTCACAAGAGAATTCTTATGCCAGAAGTTTTAACCGATCACTGGTTCCAAAACATCCAGTTCTGCGATGTAGATAACCAAGGCAATTTAATCCAACTCCCAACAAACCATAAGCATCATTTAGTCaccgaagaagaattaaaagaattaaacgaaaagagagaaaaagaagcagaagaaagaagaaaagcagaAGAACTCAAGCAAAACACAACACATGAATAG